A stretch of DNA from Paenibacillus albus:
GGGAAGCAGAATCCGAAGCAGCAGGCATGCTGAACGGTCTTGGCATTCCGCCGGAGCTTCACGACAAGCAGATGTCGGATCTGTCCGGTAATGAGAAGGTTGGCGTATTGCTTGCGCAAGCATTGTTCGGCAACCCGCAGATTCTTCTGCTCGATGAGCCTACCAACCATCTTGACATGCAATCGATCAAATGGCTGGAGGATTTCCTCTCCCGTTATGAAGGTACAGTAATTGTCGTATCCCATGACCGGTACTTCTTGAACCAAGTATGTACGCATATCGCTGACATCGACTTCGGCAAGATCCAGATGTATGTCGGTAACTACGACTTCTGGTACGAATCGAGCCAATTGGCGCTTACGCTTATGCGCGACAACAACAAGAAGAAGGAAGACAAGATTAAGGAGCTGCAAGCGTTCATTCAGCGCTTCAGCGCTAACAAATCCAAGTCCAAGCAAGCAACTTCCCGTAAGAAATTGCTTGATAAAATTTCGCTCGACGACATTCGTCCATCGAACCGTAAATATCCGTTCATCAACTTCAAGCCTGAGCGTGAAGCGGGCAAGCAATTGCTGCTTACAGAGGGCTTAACGAAGGCTGTTGACGGTGTGAACCTGATCGACAACTGGACGCTTGCCATCAATAAAGGCGACAAGATCGCGCTAGTTGGTCCTAACACATTACCGAAGTCGGTCTTTATGCAGCTTCTTGTTGGCGAGCTCGAGCCGGATGCAGGTACGTTCTCATGGGGCGTAACGACGACGCAGGCTTACTTCCCGAAAGACAACTCGTCTTACTTCGACGGCGTTGAGCTTAATCTCGTTGACTGGCTGCGCCAGTACTCCAAGGATCAGGACGAGAGCTTCATCCGCGGCTTCCTGGGCCGTATGCTCTTCTCCGGCGACGAAGCGCTGAAGAAAGCAAGCGT
This window harbors:
- a CDS encoding ABC-F family ATP-binding cassette domain-containing protein; protein product: MISTNGITLRYGKRALFEDVNIKFTPGNCYGLIGANGAGKSTFLKILSGEVEQSHGEVHITPGERLAVLKQNHYEYDNFLVLETVIMGHKKLYEVMKEKDAIYAKAEFTDEDGMRAGELEAEFADMNGWEAESEAAGMLNGLGIPPELHDKQMSDLSGNEKVGVLLAQALFGNPQILLLDEPTNHLDMQSIKWLEDFLSRYEGTVIVVSHDRYFLNQVCTHIADIDFGKIQMYVGNYDFWYESSQLALTLMRDNNKKKEDKIKELQAFIQRFSANKSKSKQATSRKKLLDKISLDDIRPSNRKYPFINFKPEREAGKQLLLTEGLTKAVDGVNLIDNWTLAINKGDKIALVGPNTLPKSVFMQLLVGELEPDAGTFSWGVTTTQAYFPKDNSSYFDGVELNLVDWLRQYSKDQDESFIRGFLGRMLFSGDEALKKASVLSGGEKVRCMLSKMMLSGSNVLLMDEPTNHLDLESITALNNGLIDFDGTMIFTSHDHQFVQTIANRIIEITPNGVIDRIMTYDEYLESAEVKALRERMYPAE